A window from Chiroxiphia lanceolata isolate bChiLan1 chromosome 3, bChiLan1.pri, whole genome shotgun sequence encodes these proteins:
- the ADAT2 gene encoding tRNA-specific adenosine deaminase 2 translates to MAEEGLGQGQGEGEAATLAWMDQALDVAKEALEKGEVPVGCLLVYDGEVIGRGRNEVNETKNATRHAEMVAIDQVLDWCKQHSRDYTEVFPQLVLYVTVEPCIMCAAAVRLMKIPRVVYGCRNERFGGCGSVLSISSDDMVDTGDPFECTSGYRAEEAVELLRAFYRQENPNAPKSKVRKKDRRK, encoded by the exons ATGGCGGAGGAGGgactggggcagggacagggagagggggaggcgGCCACGCTGGCCTGGATGGACCAGGCGCTCGACGTG GCTAAAGAGGCGCTGGAGAAAGGGGAGGTTCCCGTGGGCTGCCTGCTGGTGTACGACGGCGAGGTCATAGGCAGGGGTAGGAACGAAGTCAACGAGACGAAGAAC GCTACTCGACATGCAGAAATGGTAGCGATCGATCAGGTCCTTGACTGGTGCAAGCAACACAGCAGAGATTATACGGAAGTGTTTCCACAATTGGTATTGTATGTAACTGTAGAGCCCTGTATCAtgtgtgcagctgctgtgcGCTTGATGA AAATTCCACGAGTTGTATATGGCTGTCGAAATGAGCGATTTGGAGGCTGTGGCTCAGTTTTGAGCATCTCATCTGATGATATGGTGGACACAGGAGACCCATTTGAA TGCACTTCTGGCTATCGTGCCGAAGAAGCGGTAGAGTTGTTAAGAGCTTTCTACAGACAAGAAAATCCCAATG CACCAAAATcaaaagtaaggaaaaaggaTCGTCGTAAGTAG